Proteins from a genomic interval of Diospyros lotus cultivar Yz01 chromosome 6, ASM1463336v1, whole genome shotgun sequence:
- the LOC127804913 gene encoding probable mannitol dehydrogenase translates to MAKSAEEQYQVKAFGWAARDPSGVLSPFNFSRRAVGEKDVKFKVLYCGICHSDLHNIKNEWGRTIYPCLPGHEIVGVVTEVGSKVQKFKVDDRVGVGCMVGSCHSCDSCADHLENYCPKMKLTYNSIFYDGNPSFGGFSNIMVATEHFVIRIPDNLPLDASAPLLCAGITTYSPLKHFGLDKPGLHVGVVGLGGLGHMAVKFAKALGVKVTVISTSPTKKREAIEHLGADSFLVSHEQDAMQAAMDTMDGIIDTVSAPHPLLPLICLLKSQGKLVMVGAPDKPLEIPVFPLLRGRKILAGSIIGGIKETQEMFDFAAKHNIRADIEVIPMEYVNTAMERLQKADVRYRFVIDIGNTLEAA, encoded by the exons ATGGCAAAATCCGCGGAGGAGCAATACCAAGTGAAGGCTTTTGGATGGGCAGCCAGGGATCCATCTGGAGTCCTCTCTCCCTTCAATTTCTCCAGAAG GGCCGTTGGAGAGAAAGACGTGAAGTTCAAGGTTTTGTACTGTGGGATTTGTCACTCAGACCTTCACAATATCAAGAATGAATGGGGCAGGACCATCTATCCTTGTCTCCCTGG GCACGAGATTGTAGGGGTAGTGACAGAGGTGGGTAGCAAGGTCCAAAAATTCAAAGTTGATGATAGAGTTGGGGTGGGTTGCATGGTTGGATCATGTCACTCTTGTGATAGCTGCGCTGACCACCTCGAAAACTATTGTCCTAAGATGAAACTCACTTACAACTCTATCTTTTATGATGGAAACCCCTCGTTTGGCGGTTTCTCCAACATTATGGTGGCCACCGAGCATTTTGTCATCCGTATTCCAGACAACTTACCTCTCGATGCTTCTGCCCCTTTGCTTTGTGCCGGGATCACTACTTATAGCCCACTCAAACACTTTGGACTCGATAAGCCTGGATTGCATGTGGGTGTGGTTGGCCTTGGTGGGCTGGGCCATATGGCTGTGAAATTTGCCAAGGCCTTGGGGGTTAAAGTGACGGTGATAAGTACCTCCCCTACCAAGAAACGGGAAGCAATCGAACATCTTGGTGCCGATTCATTTTTGGTTAGCCATGAACAAGATGCGATGCAG GCTGCTATGGACACAATGGATGGCATAATTGATACAGTCTCTGCTCCTCACCCTCTTCTACCATTGATTTGCTTATTGAAGTCTCAAGGAAAGTTGGTAATGGTCGGTGCTCCAGATAAGCCACTTGAGATTCCCGTCTTTCCTCTTCTTAGGG GAAGGAAGATTCTGGCTGGGAGTATCATTGGGGGCATAAAAGAGACACAAGAAATGTTTGATTTTGCAGCAAAACACAACATAAGAGCAGATATTGAAGTGATTCCAATGGAATATGTAAACACTGCAATGGAGCGCCTTCAGAAAGCTGATGTTAGATATCGCTTTGTTATAGACATAGGCAACACGCTAGAAGCGGCCTAG